From Erwinia sp. HDF1-3R, one genomic window encodes:
- a CDS encoding H-NS family nucleoid-associated regulatory protein, whose product MSETLKVLNNIRTLRAQAREVSLSELEEMLEKLEAVVNERRDAEAAIASEIKEKEEKLAKYRQMLLDDGIDLSELTSAENTSGKSRSKRAPRPAKYQYKDENGETKSWTGQGRTPAIIKQALDQGKKLEDFLI is encoded by the coding sequence ATGAGCGAAACTCTGAAAGTACTAAATAACATTCGAACCCTTCGTGCACAGGCTCGTGAAGTTTCATTATCTGAACTGGAAGAGATGCTGGAAAAGCTAGAAGCGGTCGTTAACGAACGCCGTGATGCAGAAGCCGCCATCGCTTCTGAAATCAAAGAAAAAGAAGAGAAGCTGGCAAAATATCGCCAGATGCTGTTAGACGACGGCATTGATTTAAGCGAACTGACGTCAGCCGAGAATACCTCCGGTAAATCACGTTCTAAGCGTGCACCTCGTCCCGCTAAATACCAGTACAAAGATGAGAATGGCGAAACTAAATCATGGACCGGTCAGGGCCGTACGCCAGCAATAATTAAGCAGGCGCTGGACCAGGGTAAAAAACTGGAAGATTTCCTGATTTAA
- a CDS encoding choline transporter: MPTTELPKKPQQDRINPVVFYTSAALILLFSVTTILFTDFADRWINKTLAWVSATFGWYYLLAATVYIVFVVAIAASRFGSIKLGPEQSKPEFSLMSWAAMLFAAGIGIDLMFFSVAEPVTQYMMPPEGQGQTMEAARQAMVWTLFHYGLTGWAMYALMGIALGYFSYRYGLPLTIRSALYPIFGKRINGPIGHSVDIAAVVGTIFGIATTLGIGVVQLNYGLKVLFDVPEGLTAQAGLIALSVIMATISVTSGVNKGIRILSEINVLLALGLILFVLFMGDTSFLLNALVLNVGDYISRFMSMTLNSFAFDRPTEWMNNWTLFFWAWWVAWSPFVGLFLARISRGRTIRQFVVGTLTIPFIFTLLWLSVFGNSALNEIIHGNLALAQETLAHPERGFYSLLAQYPAFTFSASVATITGLLFYVTSADSGSLVLGNFTSQLSDINNDAPNWIRIFWSIAIGLLTLSMLMVNGVSALQKTTVIMGLPFSFVIFFVMAGLYKSLKVEDHRRASSAVSTPPVPVSREDRLNWKQRISRVMNYPGSTHTKKMLDNVCRPAMEEVAVELERRGAQVQVSELPPLEDERLNHIEMLVNLGEEQSFLYQIWPQRYSVPAFTYRARSGKSDYFRLETFLLEGTQGNDLMDYTKEQVINDILDQYERHLTFLHIHREAPGNSMPFPEA; encoded by the coding sequence ATGCCGACGACAGAATTACCTAAAAAGCCACAGCAGGACCGCATTAACCCGGTGGTTTTTTATACTTCCGCCGCCCTGATCCTGCTTTTCTCAGTGACCACCATTCTTTTTACCGATTTTGCCGACCGCTGGATTAATAAAACGCTGGCGTGGGTTTCCGCCACTTTCGGCTGGTATTACCTGCTGGCCGCAACGGTATATATCGTATTTGTGGTAGCGATCGCCGCCTCACGATTCGGCTCAATCAAGCTGGGGCCGGAACAGTCAAAACCAGAATTTAGCCTGATGAGCTGGGCCGCGATGCTGTTCGCTGCGGGGATCGGTATCGACCTGATGTTTTTCTCCGTCGCCGAACCCGTCACGCAATATATGATGCCGCCGGAAGGCCAGGGCCAGACGATGGAAGCCGCGCGACAGGCGATGGTCTGGACGCTGTTCCACTACGGCCTGACCGGCTGGGCAATGTACGCCCTGATGGGCATCGCGCTGGGCTACTTCAGCTACCGCTATGGGCTGCCGCTGACCATTCGCTCTGCGCTCTACCCTATCTTTGGTAAACGCATTAACGGGCCGATCGGCCACTCCGTGGATATCGCCGCCGTGGTGGGCACCATTTTTGGTATCGCCACGACGCTGGGGATTGGGGTGGTGCAGCTTAACTACGGCCTGAAGGTGCTGTTTGACGTCCCTGAAGGCTTAACGGCGCAGGCCGGGCTGATTGCGCTATCGGTGATTATGGCAACCATCTCAGTGACCTCCGGCGTGAACAAGGGTATACGTATCCTGTCAGAGATAAACGTGCTGCTGGCGCTGGGGCTGATTCTGTTTGTGCTGTTTATGGGCGATACCAGCTTCCTGCTTAATGCACTGGTGCTGAACGTGGGCGACTATATTAGCCGCTTTATGAGCATGACGCTGAACAGCTTCGCCTTCGATCGCCCAACCGAATGGATGAACAACTGGACGCTGTTCTTCTGGGCCTGGTGGGTTGCCTGGTCGCCGTTTGTGGGTCTGTTCCTCGCCCGTATTTCACGCGGAAGAACCATTCGTCAGTTTGTGGTCGGTACGCTTACCATACCCTTTATTTTCACCCTGCTGTGGCTGTCTGTCTTTGGCAACAGCGCGCTGAATGAAATTATTCACGGTAATCTGGCGCTGGCCCAGGAAACGCTGGCGCACCCGGAGCGCGGTTTTTACAGCCTGCTGGCGCAGTATCCGGCGTTTACCTTTAGTGCTTCGGTCGCCACGATCACCGGCCTGCTGTTCTATGTCACCTCGGCGGACTCAGGTTCGCTGGTGCTGGGTAACTTTACGTCACAGCTGAGCGATATCAATAACGATGCCCCCAACTGGATACGTATCTTCTGGTCAATTGCTATTGGACTGTTGACGCTCAGCATGCTGATGGTAAACGGCGTGAGCGCCCTGCAGAAGACCACGGTGATTATGGGCCTGCCCTTTAGCTTTGTGATCTTCTTTGTGATGGCCGGGCTGTATAAGTCTCTGAAGGTGGAAGATCACCGTCGGGCCAGCAGCGCGGTCAGCACGCCACCGGTGCCGGTTTCACGTGAGGATCGCCTCAACTGGAAACAGCGCATTTCACGCGTGATGAACTATCCGGGCAGCACGCACACGAAAAAGATGCTGGATAACGTCTGTCGCCCGGCGATGGAAGAGGTGGCGGTTGAGCTGGAGCGCCGCGGCGCCCAGGTACAGGTAAGTGAGTTGCCTCCGCTGGAAGACGAGCGTCTGAACCATATTGAGATGCTGGTCAATCTCGGCGAGGAGCAGAGCTTCCTTTACCAGATCTGGCCGCAACGTTATTCGGTGCCGGCCTTTACCTACCGCGCCCGCAGCGGTAAGTCAGATTATTTCCGGCTTGAGACCTTCCTGCTGGAAGGTACGCAGGGTAACGATCTGATGGACTACACCAAAGAGCAGGTGATTAATGACATTCTCGATCAGTACGAGCGTCACCTGACCTTCCTGCATATTCACCGCGAAGCACCCGGTAACTCAATGCCCTTCCCCGAGGCATAA
- a CDS encoding YdgH/BhsA/McbA-like domain containing protein, producing the protein MKNRIITLAALLLATVSFGSFAADIVGSQPSNQQAIGVVSASGSNLSTLESRLSAKADAAGASAFRITSTTGNNRMHATAVIYQ; encoded by the coding sequence ATGAAAAACCGCATAATTACCCTGGCCGCCCTGCTACTGGCAACTGTTTCCTTCGGCAGTTTTGCCGCTGACATTGTGGGGTCACAGCCCAGCAATCAGCAGGCCATTGGGGTGGTATCCGCCTCGGGGAGTAATCTCTCAACGCTGGAATCACGGCTGTCGGCTAAAGCGGACGCCGCAGGTGCATCGGCATTCCGCATCACGTCAACCACCGGCAATAACCGTATGCATGCCACGGCCGTTATTTACCAGTAA
- a CDS encoding TetR/AcrR family transcriptional regulator: MTERETCVPKSRGRPKTFDRQAALDKALDLFWRHGYEATSLSDLVEATGAKAPTLYAEFTNKEGLFRAVVDRYIEIYGVQRQDALSCPESSVAQGIERYFRSTAACFTDGKNPAGCFFICTSTALSADSAAVADMLRSRHKNLENQLKAFLLSRQASGELDAQTDISALTTFLGCILQGMSVQAREGATRHQLDSIIATLMLQWPVLSRTGCDKAIVEN; this comes from the coding sequence ATGACCGAACGGGAAACCTGCGTGCCGAAAAGTCGGGGAAGACCCAAGACCTTTGATCGTCAGGCAGCACTGGATAAAGCCCTGGATCTGTTCTGGCGTCATGGGTATGAAGCGACCTCTCTGTCTGACCTGGTCGAAGCAACGGGCGCCAAGGCCCCCACGCTTTATGCGGAATTTACCAATAAAGAGGGTTTATTCCGCGCCGTGGTCGATCGCTATATTGAAATCTATGGTGTTCAGCGTCAGGACGCGCTTTCCTGCCCGGAAAGCAGCGTCGCGCAGGGGATTGAGCGCTATTTCCGCTCAACGGCCGCCTGCTTTACCGACGGTAAAAATCCCGCCGGCTGTTTTTTTATTTGCACCTCAACGGCGCTCTCCGCTGACTCCGCTGCCGTAGCGGATATGCTGCGCTCACGGCATAAAAATCTGGAAAATCAGCTAAAAGCCTTTCTGCTCTCGCGCCAGGCCAGCGGTGAACTGGACGCGCAGACCGATATTTCCGCGCTGACAACCTTTCTGGGATGCATCTTACAGGGCATGTCGGTTCAGGCGCGTGAAGGGGCCACTCGCCACCAACTGGATAGTATTATTGCTACGCTTATGCTGCAATGGCCCGTACTGAGCCGAACAGGCTGTGATAAAGCCATTGTCGAAAACTAA
- the msrA gene encoding peptide-methionine (S)-S-oxide reductase MsrA, whose product MTTEYAIIAGGCFWCTEAVFKQINGVVSVESGYIGGHVANPTYRQVCNGDTGHAEAIRLGFDPEKISYGDLLDISFATHDPTQLNRQGNDIGPQYRSAIFPLNEAQAIEAKAAIARAQLDNSDPIVTTIEAATEWYPAEDYHQNYWAGEGQENRYCMAVIPPKLQKLKKRFADRTL is encoded by the coding sequence ATGACAACTGAATATGCAATCATCGCCGGAGGCTGTTTCTGGTGCACCGAGGCCGTGTTTAAGCAGATTAACGGCGTTGTTTCAGTCGAAAGCGGCTATATTGGCGGCCACGTTGCTAATCCGACCTATCGCCAGGTGTGCAACGGTGATACCGGTCATGCAGAAGCCATCCGCCTTGGGTTCGATCCGGAAAAAATCAGCTATGGCGATCTGCTGGACATCAGCTTTGCCACGCACGATCCAACCCAGCTTAATCGCCAGGGTAACGATATCGGCCCGCAGTATCGTTCGGCTATTTTCCCGTTGAATGAGGCGCAGGCCATCGAAGCTAAAGCCGCAATTGCGCGTGCGCAGCTGGATAACAGCGACCCGATTGTGACGACGATTGAAGCGGCGACGGAGTGGTATCCGGCTGAAGATTATCACCAGAACTACTGGGCTGGCGAAGGTCAGGAGAATCGCTACTGCATGGCAGTGATCCCTCCAAAACTGCAGAAGCTGAAGAAGCGCTTCGCCGATCGTACCCTGTAA
- a CDS encoding MFS transporter, whose amino-acid sequence MKAGGDDAPAATRGVNLYIKRGTPQFMRVTLALFSAGLATFALLYCVQPILPVLSQEFAISPAASSISLSISTALLALGLLITGPLSDAIGRKSVMVTALLLAAIFTLISATMSSWHGILIMRALTGLALSGVAAVGMTYLSEEIHPSVVAFSMGLYISGNSIGGMSGRLLSGVITDFSSWRVALAVIGCFALGSALMFWKILPPSRHFRPASLRPRSLFINFRLHWRDSGLPLLFAEGFLLMGAFVTLFNYIGYRLLAPPYSLSQAIVGLLSVVYLTGTWSSPKAGAMTAKYGRASVLLFSTSMMVSGAAITLFSNVWLICLGMMIFAAGFFAAHSVASGWIGPRARRAKGQASSLYLFSYYLGSSLAGTLGGVFWHNFGWNGIAGFIILLLTVALAVGMRLRSQAV is encoded by the coding sequence ATAAAGGCAGGTGGTGATGATGCACCGGCTGCGACCCGGGGCGTTAATCTCTATATTAAACGCGGCACGCCACAGTTTATGCGCGTTACGCTGGCGCTTTTCTCTGCCGGTCTGGCGACGTTCGCCCTGCTTTACTGCGTACAGCCAATACTGCCGGTGCTTTCGCAGGAGTTTGCCATTTCTCCCGCCGCCAGCAGTATCTCGCTCTCCATTTCCACTGCCCTTCTGGCACTTGGATTGCTGATCACCGGTCCGCTCTCTGACGCCATTGGCCGTAAGTCGGTGATGGTCACCGCCCTGCTGCTGGCGGCGATCTTTACCCTGATTTCGGCCACCATGAGTAGCTGGCACGGCATTCTAATTATGCGGGCGCTGACCGGTTTGGCGCTGAGTGGCGTCGCTGCCGTAGGAATGACCTATCTGAGTGAGGAGATCCACCCCAGCGTCGTGGCGTTCTCAATGGGCCTGTATATCAGCGGTAACTCGATTGGTGGGATGAGTGGTCGTCTGCTGAGTGGGGTGATCACCGATTTCAGCTCATGGCGGGTCGCGCTGGCGGTGATTGGCTGTTTCGCGCTCGGTTCGGCGCTGATGTTCTGGAAAATTCTGCCGCCTTCGCGCCATTTCCGACCCGCCTCCCTCAGGCCACGCAGTCTGTTTATTAACTTTCGGCTCCACTGGCGCGACAGCGGCTTACCGCTGCTTTTCGCCGAGGGTTTCCTGCTGATGGGGGCTTTTGTCACCCTGTTTAACTATATTGGCTACCGTCTGCTGGCACCGCCCTATTCGCTCAGTCAGGCCATTGTCGGTCTGCTGTCGGTGGTCTATCTGACCGGGACGTGGAGCTCGCCTAAGGCGGGCGCAATGACCGCCAAATATGGCCGCGCCAGCGTGCTGCTTTTTTCAACCTCAATGATGGTATCTGGTGCGGCGATCACCCTGTTCAGCAACGTGTGGCTGATTTGCCTCGGTATGATGATCTTTGCCGCAGGCTTTTTTGCTGCCCATTCGGTGGCCAGCGGCTGGATCGGCCCACGAGCAAGGCGGGCTAAAGGCCAGGCATCTTCGCTTTATCTCTTTAGCTACTATCTGGGTTCGAGTCTGGCAGGCACGCTGGGAGGGGTTTTCTGGCATAACTTCGGCTGGAATGGCATTGCAGGGTTTATTATTCTGTTACTCACCGTCGCGCTGGCGGTAGGTATGCGTTTAAGAAGTCAGGCTGTTTAG
- a CDS encoding LysR family transcriptional regulator: MNIELRHLRYFIAVAEELHFGRAAQRLNISQPPLSQQIQILEQQMGARLLARTNRSVQLTAAGAQFLIDARQIIESVTQAADKAQRLHNGHEGILRIGFTSSAPFVTAVSEALFAFRQRFPQVHIQMQEINTRQQIDPLLKGRLDLGVMRNTPLPDRLQHQLMLREPLCAVVHRAHRLANQPRISITQLAKEPFVFFDPQVGTGLYSEILRLLAQYGIVPDIAQEVGEAMTILGLVATGLGVSLLPASFRRVQLEDICWIPLHEEDAWTEMWLVWSAKRELSAPIEQMKALLLQHEN, translated from the coding sequence ATGAATATTGAGCTGCGACACCTGCGCTATTTTATTGCCGTCGCTGAAGAGCTGCATTTTGGCCGTGCCGCGCAGCGGCTAAACATTTCTCAACCGCCTCTGAGCCAGCAGATCCAGATTCTGGAACAGCAGATGGGTGCCCGTCTGCTTGCGCGCACTAATCGCAGCGTGCAGCTGACGGCGGCAGGCGCTCAGTTTCTGATTGATGCCCGCCAGATTATAGAGAGTGTTACGCAGGCGGCAGATAAAGCCCAGCGGCTGCATAACGGACATGAAGGAATACTGCGTATTGGCTTTACCTCTTCAGCGCCTTTTGTTACCGCGGTTTCCGAGGCGCTATTCGCCTTTCGTCAGCGCTTCCCGCAGGTACATATTCAGATGCAGGAGATCAATACGCGCCAGCAGATCGACCCGCTGCTAAAGGGGCGTCTTGATCTGGGCGTAATGCGCAATACGCCGCTGCCCGACAGATTGCAACATCAGCTTATGCTGCGCGAACCCCTCTGTGCAGTCGTGCATCGTGCCCACCGGCTGGCGAACCAGCCGCGTATATCGATAACCCAGCTGGCGAAGGAACCCTTTGTTTTTTTTGACCCGCAGGTCGGCACCGGATTGTATTCCGAAATTCTCAGGCTGCTGGCGCAATATGGCATCGTGCCTGATATTGCCCAGGAAGTGGGGGAGGCCATGACGATCCTCGGCCTGGTGGCTACCGGTCTGGGCGTATCGCTTCTTCCTGCCTCGTTTCGACGTGTACAGCTGGAGGATATTTGTTGGATACCGCTCCATGAAGAGGATGCCTGGACCGAAATGTGGCTGGTATGGTCGGCTAAACGGGAGCTGAGCGCGCCGATTGAACAGATGAAAGCACTGCTTTTACAGCATGAAAACTGA
- a CDS encoding ROK family transcriptional regulator, translating to MIMEGQPGHIDRIKQINAGAVYRLIDRFGPISRIDLSREARLAPASITKIVREMLEAHLVQETEFEEAGSRGRPAIGLILDTVAWHHLAVRIGKGEMTLALRDLSSRLVVEEQRPLPAEADKPLLTRIIAEIDAFFIRHQHRLERLTAIAITLPGILNVKQGIVHRMPFYSINDMPLGPALEQRTGLPVYIQHDICAWTLAEALFGASRHTKDVIQVVIDHNVGAGVITGGQMLHGGSSTLVEIGHTQVDPYGQQCYCGNHGCLETVASTTAMLELAAQRMRTTPHSTLHQQPLTLDSLCDAALAGDALARDVIIDVGHSVGRILAIMVNLFNPQKILIGSPLNRAMEILHPAIADCIRRQSLPDYSDRISVEPTHFHNTGTMPGAALVKDALYNGTLLVKLLQG from the coding sequence ATGATAATGGAGGGTCAGCCTGGTCATATCGATCGGATTAAACAGATTAACGCCGGGGCGGTGTACCGCCTTATTGACCGTTTTGGCCCTATATCGCGTATCGATCTCTCCCGCGAGGCCCGCCTTGCGCCTGCCAGTATCACAAAAATTGTGCGCGAAATGCTTGAAGCCCATCTGGTGCAGGAAACCGAGTTTGAAGAGGCCGGCAGCCGGGGGCGGCCCGCAATCGGTCTGATCCTTGACACCGTTGCCTGGCATCACCTCGCAGTCCGGATTGGCAAGGGGGAGATGACGCTGGCCCTGCGCGATCTCAGCAGCAGGCTGGTGGTGGAAGAGCAGCGTCCACTGCCCGCCGAGGCGGATAAACCGCTACTGACTCGAATTATTGCCGAAATAGACGCCTTTTTTATCCGCCATCAGCATCGGCTTGAAAGGCTGACCGCCATCGCGATAACCCTGCCGGGGATTCTGAATGTGAAGCAGGGCATTGTGCATCGAATGCCTTTTTATTCGATTAACGATATGCCGCTTGGCCCGGCCTTAGAGCAACGCACCGGCCTGCCGGTCTATATTCAGCATGATATCTGTGCCTGGACGCTGGCGGAGGCGTTGTTTGGTGCGTCTCGTCATACGAAGGACGTTATTCAGGTGGTTATCGATCACAATGTCGGAGCCGGGGTGATTACCGGCGGGCAGATGCTGCATGGAGGCAGCAGCACGCTGGTTGAGATAGGGCATACTCAGGTCGATCCTTATGGGCAACAGTGCTACTGCGGCAACCATGGCTGTCTGGAAACGGTGGCCAGCACCACGGCCATGCTCGAGCTGGCCGCCCAGCGGATGCGCACCACACCGCACTCCACTTTGCATCAGCAGCCTCTGACCCTCGATTCCCTGTGCGATGCGGCGCTGGCCGGTGATGCGCTCGCCCGGGACGTTATTATTGATGTGGGTCACAGCGTGGGGCGCATTCTGGCCATCATGGTTAATCTGTTCAATCCGCAAAAAATCCTGATTGGCTCACCGCTTAATCGCGCCATGGAAATTCTCCATCCGGCGATCGCAGACTGCATTCGGCGCCAGTCTTTACCCGATTACAGCGACAGGATCAGCGTGGAGCCCACGCATTTTCACAATACCGGTACGATGCCCGGCGCCGCGCTGGTCAAGGATGCTCTCTATAACGGTACGCTGCTGGTAAAACTGTTGCAGGGCTAA
- the bioD gene encoding dethiobiotin synthase — MLKRLFVTGTDTEVGKTVVSRALLQKLAEGNKRTVGYKPVAKGSQQTAEGVRNKDALILQVSSSVQLPYAVINPITLLEDEISTSRDASIDYPKLSQGLSALAGQVDHVVVEGTGGWLSLMNDLRPLSAWAVTEKLPVVMVVGIKLGCISHALLTAQAIANDGLPLLGWVANRINPGLAHYAEIIAVLEEKIPAPLLGELPYLPRAEGRDLAKYIDLSPLR; from the coding sequence ATGTTGAAGCGTTTATTTGTTACGGGTACGGATACAGAAGTCGGTAAAACAGTGGTCAGCCGTGCTCTTCTGCAAAAACTGGCGGAAGGGAATAAACGTACCGTCGGCTATAAGCCCGTGGCGAAGGGAAGCCAGCAAACGGCAGAGGGTGTACGTAATAAAGATGCGCTGATCCTGCAGGTCTCTTCCTCCGTTCAACTACCCTACGCGGTGATTAACCCTATAACGCTGCTGGAGGACGAGATCAGTACCAGCCGCGATGCATCAATTGATTATCCTAAGCTGAGTCAGGGGCTGTCGGCGCTGGCCGGGCAGGTGGATCACGTTGTGGTAGAGGGAACCGGCGGCTGGCTCAGCCTGATGAACGATCTGCGACCGCTTTCTGCGTGGGCGGTAACGGAGAAGCTGCCGGTGGTTATGGTGGTGGGCATCAAGCTGGGCTGCATCAGTCACGCATTGCTGACGGCGCAGGCGATCGCTAACGACGGGCTGCCGCTGCTGGGTTGGGTGGCAAACCGCATTAACCCTGGGCTGGCGCATTACGCGGAGATTATTGCGGTGCTGGAGGAGAAAATCCCCGCTCCGCTGCTGGGCGAGCTTCCCTATCTCCCCCGGGCGGAGGGAAGAGATCTGGCGAAATATATCGATTTAAGCCCGCTGCGGTGA